From one Lotus japonicus ecotype B-129 chromosome 3, LjGifu_v1.2 genomic stretch:
- the LOC130743985 gene encoding uncharacterized protein LOC130743985, with the protein MDKEIKLQGDSSEVTHGHGCGVFVKGETMYLIFDDLKVVQSSPGNYVQQLLQLGYKNILNLVELSPSVGLHEILGLLKQALTSKSPLSDVFLANGESKQISTFSPKLGPSARSKHCINNCIINLKITVIKSKKKILYAEAEDDFVDFLFSFLTTPLGSFPMGCMDNLSKSVKDLNPSWFATPSGTDLLLDPRVASQFGCWRQPLKLSEDGTLYWYSTNVLSKKRDPMLNPVAMKLFEPRSPDGTRTYTEGFVRRPSLFVVWDDLQVASLADTSSISILQDLNVPLDDLEEHVVSIGEKVVTPFFTNFIL; encoded by the exons ATGGACAAAGAAATAAAGCTGCAAGGGGATTCAAGTGAGGTGACACATGGTCATGGATGTGGTGTTTTTGTTAAGGGGGAAACCATGTATTTAATCTTTGATGATTTGAAGGTGGTACAAAGCTCACCTGGAAATTATGTTCAGCAACTTCTTCAACTTGGCTACAAAAACATTCTAAACCTGGTAGAATTGTCTCCAAGTGTTGGCTTGCATGAG ATTCTGGGCTTGCTAAAGCAAGCATTAACTTCAAAATCTCCTCTCAGTGATGTATTCTTGGCAAATGGAGAATCTAAGCAGATTTCCACTTTCTCACCAAAACTTGGACCCAGTGCCAGAAGCAAACACTGTATTAACAATTGTATTATAAACCTCAAGATAACAGTGataaaatcaaagaagaagatactGTACGCTGAAGCTGAGGatgattttgttgattttctATTCAGTTTCCTCACAACACCTCTAGGATCTTTTCCAATGGGATGTATGGATAACTTGTCCAAAAGTGTGAAGGATCTCAATCCTTCATGGTTCGCAACGCCTTCAGGCACTGATCTGTTATTGGATCCACGGGTTGCTTCTCAATTTGGTTGTTGGAGGCAGCCATTGAAGCTTTCTGAAGATGGCACTCTTTACTGGTATAGCACTAATGTGCTTTCAAAGAAGAGAGATCCGATGCTCAATCCAGTAGCCATGAAACTTTTTGAGCCTAGATCCCCTGATGGCACAAGAACATATACTGAGGGATTTGTGAGGAGGCCATCTCTATTTGTTGTGTGGGATGATCTTCAAGTGGCATCATTGGCTGATACATCTAGCATTTCCATCTTGCAAGATCTGAATGTACCATTGGATGATTTAGAGGAGCACGTAGTGAGCATTGGAGAGAAAGTGGTAACTCCATTCTTCACTAATTTTATCTTATGA
- the LOC130749415 gene encoding uncharacterized protein LOC130749415, with translation MAPSQPQPQEPKTIPIKILLDKQANKIVAVEATQDFVDTLFSFLSLPLATIIHLVTTTPTTTDTNSDQQPPEPPFLSSINNLYQSVQNLSPNDVWNPVCKQMLLRPRNPCEALCSKLFFNVDDATTMVFVCDSCNKFTFFPSLVCTCGKPVRQPKNLDSEGNVEAKGGVFVKQNGSLFLVSDDLKVVPSSLVTSMQHLLQMGYSDLNQLEEITQNIGKQEILKLLKYTITSHEPLTKAILGCDSKKKDNLPDQFASAVRVRPNTSDSKMDVKVVRSKSQNKIIFVEANEDFVDFMFSFLTMPLGSIVKLLGGNSFVGCVDNLYKSVETLDSSWCTDSRPLLLNPGLAPQFGCPNQPLNIPDVEPPTYYYGTGDTRQKINVYEPYQGYVDKVVTIEGGVISKSSGLVYDPRTLTALDPRSPNRSKEGVVGFVKRPALYGVGDDLIVKPLSYCLSYLKELCLPLEDLEVKVITIGEAEALSLLGASLTSKSTLTSGLEDFLDVPKQESTLTSKYTHTSRLDYLLKEEPKPEA, from the exons ATGGCTCCTTCTCAGCCGCAGCCACAAGAGCCAAAAACCATTCCCATCAAAATCTTGTTAGACAAACAAGCCAACAAGATTGTCGCAGTGGAAGCAACACAGGACTTCGTTGACACTCTCTTCAGTTTCCTCTCCCTTCCACTCGCCACCATCATTCACCTTGTCACAaccacccccaccaccaccgACACTAACAGCGATCAACAGCCCCCGGAACCACCGTTCCTGAGCAGCATCAACAACCTCTACCAAAGCGTTCAAAATCTCTCCCCAAACGATGTCTGGAACCCTGTCTGCAAGCAAATGTTGCTGCGTCCCCGGAACCCCTGTGAAGCACTGTGCTCCAAGCTCTTTTTCAATGTTGATGATGCCACAACTATGGTTTTTGTCTGCGATTCATGTAACAAGTTTACTTTTTTTCCCAGCCTGGTTTGTACATGTGGGAAACCCGTTAGACAGCCCAAGAACTTGGATTCCGAGGGAAACGTGGAAGCCAAAGGTGGTGTGTTTGTGAAACAAAATGGGTCATTGTTTCTGGTCTCTGATGATTTGAAGGTTGTTCCTAGTTCTTTGGTGACATCCATGCAGCATTTGCTGCAAATGGGGTATTCAGACTTGAATCAATTGGAGGAAATCACACAGAATATTGGCAAGCAGGAG ATATTGAAGCTCCTCAAGTACACCATAACCTCTCATGAGCCTCTGACTAAAGCAATTTTAGGATGTGACTCCAAGAAGAAAGATAACCTGCCGGACCAGTTTGCATCAGCTGTTAGAGTAAGACCTAACACTAGTGACAGTAAAATGGATGTTAAGGTAGTGCGAAGTAAATCTCAGAACAAGATAATCTTTGTTGAAGCTAATGAAGATTTTGTTGACTTCATGTTTAGCTTCCTCACCATGCCATTGGGGTCCATTGTAAAGCTTTTGGGTGGTAACTCTTTTGTTGGATGTGTTGATAACTTGTATAAGAGCGTGGAAACCTTGGACTCTTCATGGTGTACAGACTCGCGCCCTTTGTTACTCAATCCTGGATTGGCACCGCAGTTTGGTTGTCCAAATCAGCCCCTCAACATTCCTGATGTAGAACCTCCTACCTATTATTATGGTACTGGTGATACAAGACAAAAAATTAATGTTTATGAACCGTATCAGGGATATGTAGATAAAGTAGTAACCATAGAGGGAGGAGTTATTTCTAAGTCAAGCGGATTAGTTTATGATCCAAGAACATTGACTGCGCTGGACCCAAGATCCCCTAATAGATCGAAAGAAGGTGTTGTGGGATTTGTGAAGAGACCAGCATTATATGGTGTAGGAGATGATCTAATAGTGAAACCACTATCTTATTGTCTTTCATATTTGAAAGAATTATGTCTTCCCCTTGAAGATCTTGAAGTGAAAGTGATAACCATTGGAGAGGCCGAG GCCTTGAGCCTCCTTGGAGCTTCTTTGACATCAAAGTCTACCTTGACTAGTGGATTGGAGGACTTTTTGGATGTGCCAAAACAAGAATCAACATTGACATCAAAGTATACACATACTAGTAGGCTTGATTATCTTTTAAAGGAGGAGCCTAAACCAGAAGCCTAA